The genomic stretch ATAGGCATTATTACAGTAGACTGAAAACTTGGACATATGATACTCACTTGGATGTCCTGCTGCCCTTATAAAGGAAAAGTGACATGGTGAGAGATAATGTTTTATTTCCCCCTTGCGCAGAATTGCAAAAGGGTATATGGTGTTGTAGCTCAAAGTAAGAAGAAAACATCCATGAAAAGTTGGCACACTGGAAATGCCTACCAAAGAGATTACTGATTCAATACCTGTACTTTAAACACTGATAAGTAATTACACTTGGtggaacaaaaagaagaaaaggcaTGCCAACGTTTATTCCGAAAGTTTGAGAATTATGTTGGCTTAGTTGTTCACTTTGTAGCAGCATCAGCTTGGAGAGACTGTAGAAGCTCGACAACTGCAGCTCTGTCAGGCATGCTTGGGATGGCCCCCTTAACTTGAACACAGAGTGAAGCTGCGGCAGCTGCAGCATAACGATCAAGGAGTTTTATTAGTTACCTAGGATGACATGAGAACCATGCAATAGGAGTTTTGTTTCTCTGTACCGGCAAATTTCAAGCATTCTTTCATAGGCTTGCACTCAACAAGAGCCACAGCAAATGCAGCAGTGAAGGTATCACCGGCTCCCGTGGTATCAAGAACTTCTGAAGCAGGTATGATGGGTTGTACGATTGGATCTTCCCCTTCAATAAATAGAGCTGAACCTTTTGCCCCAAGTTTCACTAGGACTTTCTTGACGGCCTGATACAAAAAAGTGGCAGCATTACCATCTAATGCTTCATGAGATTTAATGTCTGGGCATCTCTCAAATAAAATCATTCTTCAATTGCCTATATGCTGTTTGTTAAGTAACATAGTAATGCTGATATGCTCTTGATGGCAGCTAGATGCCAAATCAACTTGATATGTGGAGATTGCATGTTTTGGAATACTAAAGATTGCACGAACAATTATCGACAAGATTAGATCTATACTAAACTAACAGTCCTTGAATTTGATTTTAGGACCTGCATTGATCTGTATCAAATATCAGAAGGTACAGTCCTGAGTATTCACATTATCAGTGAACCTCAAAAAACAACAAATGCAGGAATTAAAAGAGCAACCATCACAGGACCTTTCAGAAAGGTCTTGTGTTTGTTACATCAATTGTGTTTTATAAAAGCATcaacttttaaaataatatttttctgaaaacatCATGGTAATCATCATCCTAAAAAGAAGTCAGACTCGTTGGTTTAATAGTTCATCTTGGACCcatattttgaaaaatataagTCCCATGATCTAATACCTATACATAGTATTCAACATTTGTCCATCTCATATAACTTCCTATgacgaaaaggaaaaagaaaagataggATATAATGCATTTTAAAATATGctatcattaaaaaattaaaaaacaaagcaAAGTAATATACTCTCGATTCATTGATAAAGGGACAATTCCAAGTTTCAGGACACTTTTAAGTGTTTCTACGAGAAGCAACAAAAAGCAAAAAAGGGGTGAATAAAGTTATTTCTAAGACATTGATCTCACCTTCTCATGGATTCTTTTTGCAGCATGGCTGATCTGTTCAAAAGTCTCTGTTGGCATTCCTGTCAAACGTGCTAACTCTGTTTCATTTGGGCTGAAAATATCCACAAGCTTTATGAGTTCATCAGGAACAGGACCTTCCTTCCCTCCAGCATCTAGAATAACAGGAACTCCTGCACCTTTTGCAGCCTGAAGATGACAAAGATTCAACTTAATGCCAAAACATGGACAGGCATTATAAAGGAAGGCAGGAAACAACACAAAACATGTGTTGTAGCTGATAATTATCTACGCAAGCAATCAGCACACACGAAGCAAAAACGTACATCAACATAGTATTAGATATCAAGCCCTAAGAAACACTTTCAAGCATGTGAGCTCAAGAACAAACTAGATCAGACCGCTTGAAGTCAAGAAAAAAGACTTGGTAATTTGAAATTCAATGGTGCAGGATCAAAGTAAAACAGAACTACACAGTTTTCATCCATCTTAACATCAATGCTCAACATCAATCAAGAAAAAAAGTATTAAAGAAGAGAATCCTGTTTCTGAACTTAGAGATAATAATATGATAAACTAAAGTTACTCTAGGGCATAAATTTCCAAGTTTTATTTCTATTAacaacacaaacaaagataaaaatcaatttttttcacATCCAACAGCATTTATAAGATCCTAGAGAAATAGTAGAAGTATTCTATCTTCATCCAAAAGTGAGAGATAGATTAGTATTATCAGTGATAGAGAGATTATCGTCGACGAATCGTCATCCGACACGTGGCCTCCGTGTGACATCCAGGCTGGAAGAAGGAGATAAGTTGGCCCCACTGATCTGCCCACGTGGACAAGGGTCCAAGACAGGCAATTGCAAGTTGTCTCCCCTCTTGTCGCCCACATGGAGAAAAGGCAATGGGAGGTTGTTAGTGGCGATTGAGGATTGCCTCCCTGTAGAATATTCCACAAAATATTCACCCATTTACAACTAAGTATAAAGGCTCATTTTAGCATAGTTGCAAGGGGTCATTTTTCACCACTCGCATCAACACGCACCTACCTTGGGTTACTAACTTTGACGTCGAAGGAATCGAGTCGAGAAACCTCTCTTGACCTCGTTAGTCTTCGTGCAAGTTGTGGAAGTTGGGTGCCCCACCCCCTTCATTGATAAGGCATGAAGGTCGAGCACCCTGACCCCCTCGCCACAGATGTGTGGAGGTCGGGTGCTCTGACCCCTCCTCGATACCGAGGCATGGAGGTCGAGGGCCCCGATCCCCCTCGCTCCTCCATTTTCTTGTCCTCCAGCTAGAGCAGATGCAATCACCTCTATAGCTCTTGCAACTCGTCTATGAAGGACTTGCCAGCCACCGTGGAAGACTTGTCGACAAGAGGAGCATGGAGAGCCCGTCTCGGCTCTCCTTGCACACTTCCCCCAAGCGGAGACAAGGATTCGCCGATGGAGATGTTGATGTTACTCGGCAACAAGTTCTTCAACGCCTTCCAGCTTCTCCCCATCCTTTGAACAATCACGATTGCCATGGCTGAGCGGAAGGGAACAGAGAAGAGAGAGATGTTGGATTTAGAGACATTGGATATCTCTTACAATAAGCTCAGTGGAGCAGTCAATTCACAGTTAGGTGGCTCGACAAGTTGCAAAGCTCGAATCTCTCTGTGGATCTCTTCATCGGGTGGACGCTTGCTCTTGGAAAACACCAAGGATTAGATGAATTGGTTCTGATTGCAAATTCCTTCGATTGCCAAATCCCAAGTGAGATTGGTGACCCGAAATAGGCATCTCGATGgctcccccccccccacccccaacTCTATATGGTGCACATGTCGGATAAGCTGACAGTTGCACTTCGGGACCTCTTGGGAAAAATTCCTAAAGCGCACCTTCGAGGaagaggacaaatgatagagagAATATCATCGACCAATCATCATCCGACACGTGGCCTCCACATGGCATCCAGACTAGAAAAAAGAGACAAAGGATGCCCCCTCACCGGTCTTCACGCGTGGACAAAGATCCAAGATAAGCAATTGTTGGCTGTCTCCCCCCTTGTCGCTCACGTGGAGAAAAGGCCAATGTGAGGTTATCAGAGGTGGTTGAGGATTGCCTCCCCACAAGATATTCCAAAGAATATTCTACCTATTTACGACCAAGTATAAAAGCTCATTTTACCACAATCGTAAGGGGTTAGTTTTTACCACTCACATCCACATGCATCTACTTTGGATCACTAATTTGAGTGTCAGAGGAATTGGGTCAGAAAATCTCTCTCGACCTTGGTCTTCGTGCTGGTGACACCTAGTAAATAGGTAGAATATTCCAAAGAATATTTTACCTATTTACGACCAAATATAAAATCTCATTTTACCACAATCGCAAGGGGTTATTTTTCACCACTTGCGTCGCGTCCACACGCATCTACCTTGGATCACTAACTTAGGTGTCGGAGGAATTGGATTAGAAGCATATACCTTGGATCACTAACTTGGGTGTCGGAGGAATTGGATTAGAAAACCTCTCTCGACCTGGTCTTCGTGCAGGTGACACCTCGAAAGCTTGATGTTTCTATCTCGGAGGTACCTTGGACAACCTTGTGCGCACAGGTCTGGAATCTTTTTCCGCTTAATGGGAGATTTTCAAATTTAGCACAGCaatagaataagaagaagaaagaacagaCTTGCACCGAGAGAAAACGAAGAAAGAGCCAATTTCTGTATAAGGAAATAAAGACGCATAAATGGTAACAATGGGGAAAGATGACATTTTGGATTCCGGAGAACGAAGCAAATCCAGATCAGAAGGGGGCAAAAAAAGCATTCAGCCATGATGCAAGATGCAAGCAATTCCAGATCTCCAAAAAGGTACGCAGCTCCAATGATGAGTGGTAAGTAATCCTAAAACCGCAAATCTTCGATTACCTGAGCGACCTGGATATTGACCCGATCGGGGATCTCGCGCTGCAGCAGCAGCACTCCAGCACTACGGACGACCTCCAAGTCCTCGTCGCGAGGATCCTCGGGCCAGCAGCTCATGTTGGCCCCGCCGACGATGATGATGGCGTTCTGCCCGTCGGACTGCAGCATCACCACGGCATGGCCGGTGGGCGCGCTGGACACCCGCGCGAGGCGGTCGAGGCGGACGCCGCCGCCACGGAGGGCATCCTCGATAAGGCGCCCATGGGCGTCGTCCCCGATCTGGCCGACGAAGTAAGTGGGATAGTCAAGGCGGCCGCCGCAGCAGGCCTGGTTGGCGCCCTTGCCGCCCGCGAGCGTCTGCCCGGCGCGGGCGGCGATTGTCTCGCCCTCAAGGGGGAGGCGGTCGATCTCGACGTAGATGTCGGCGTTGGCGGAGCCCACGACCACCACCGGCTTCGCCGCCGAGACGGAGATGGCGGCGGCGCCGGcgggggaagaggaggagaaggcggCAAAGGAGAGGCGGGCTGGGATGGGACGTTCGGTGGTGGGGTGAGGGTGCTCGGCGTTCCACCACTGGCTGCGGCGCTGCTGCCGCGGGGAAGAAGAAAGGAGGTGGCCTCGAGTTAACGAGTTCATGGGAGGTCGTCTTCGCCGTTGTACAACTTGGTTGAGCGAAGTGGCGATGGAAGTCTATTACAATATACCTAATGGCATATTTCGAACGTACGGAATGGGGCTTATCTGCTAGTAATTAGTTTTTCTTAAAAAAGCGAAGCTCTGATCTCCCATTTTTGTGTACATAAAAATTGGATCAGTGCATATCatcttatttttaaatattaaaaaaaattatttttatgactcGAATTCGTATGTGGCAAATGAACAATCTTATCGTTGTAATCTTTTTagcaaaataatattataacatgGAATGCTTTTTGAACAAATTCCTTAAAAAAGCTCCTAATTTTATCTTTTCTGGTtcctatttttattttctttttgaattttaaattttcaagaaacatttcaaataacttacaaatatgttttttttaaagtcattacatgaagttataatatttttatttcactCGATTTAATGAATTTATTATAACTTTGAGAAAAAaccactttattattattatagaaagGTTTTATGAGATTTTAAGGATAGAAGAAATTGGGTCACACTGTTTTTTAATATAGTTATATTGTTCTTAGGTCatatacaaaaataatataatcgaattaaaaaacatctcatcttttCTAAAAATTGTTAATAtttttagataacctttcaaataaCTTATAGATGCCTAAATGACAATTTTTCTATATTTAAGCTATTAAaatagatattttaaattatttcaaccaTTTAAAAGTGtgaattatgattatttttttaattttttactcaATTTATGTTTAATTTACTATAACTTTagaataaaaaaatcattttattattattatagaatacttgagttatattgtttttgaatgaggttacatatatataaaatatatatatttttatttttttagcaaTTAAGAGATGTCTTTCCAGTTAATTCGACtcgtaaaatttttaaaatttttaactttttttatttttgttcaacTTAAgttgaaattataaaattataattgtgtcattatttttgttatatatatatatattttttttttaattttataatatttacatttataagtttaagattatttttttaatttttatttttattaatatatatattacgattatttaatttattatttatcttgGACCAATTTAAATTTTAGATTGGTTTAATACATCAGATTGGTTCGATATAATAAGtttgagaaaaggaaaaagaaaggagGAAAAGACAGACAAAAAAAATTGATTGAGGATACCTTTGTCATTTTGAAAACTATCGACTCAAAGGGAAAAAGATAAAATCaggattttttaaagaaaatttgaccttaatttttttttcatatgtacAACAATATAAGCTTCCTATTATTTTCAACCCACCACATTTTCTCGTTAACCCTCACCGGAATACAACACACAGTGTACTGATGTGTAATAAATCTTTTAATAAAGAGTTAACAAATATAGGATTTCCATTGTTAGGAAAGGGGTCAGCACtaatagggggggtgaattagtgtagtgatcaAATCACGTCGGTTACGAAATATTTTttgtttcgtatgataaaaacgatttcggaaaTGCATAACTTTGATAGCAATAAGAGGAGCGTAAATAAGGCAGTTaatagtttaaagtaaattgttcaaagtaaagcaaatcagatttttatagtggttcgatcgtcatgacatatatccactccgtcgattccccttccgtcgaggccaccggcatccactatcggtcttccttcaataggcgaagaccaatcatattttacaactcgattctccttttaccgagtttaggagataacccttgcacccccacttactcctctctcaaactattctaacacttagaacttttgagaggagttcacacgagattgcagcaacgtttctttctatttctacTTTCAAGTCTTGTGTATTTTTAAccggggatgagagaggtatttataggcctcaagttgatttaaacttggagcctaaaaacatctcatctcaggtttcctgggtctgggcggtaccaccgctagtgtcaatctgacactgacactatactaggcggtaccaccgcttgacactggaCGATACCACTTCCTGcaacctctcggaggctgtgtctagacggtaccaccgcttgacacagtctcggagactgtgccacaacggtgtcacctcttggggcactatttgagccttttcattgggcccaacacagttcttacatgggcccaactagcccctaattgggttggcccaaatccaaacccaattatgtgctaactacgattcctaagacatattctaagctaaacaagtctgtaagtctagtgtcAATCTGATACTGacactacactaggcggtaccactgcctgacactgggcaataccacctcctgtagcctctcggaggctgtgtctagacggtaccaccgcttgacacagtctcagagactatgccacaacggtgtcacctcttggggcactgtttaaaccttttcattgggcccaacatagttcttacatgggcccaactggcccctaattgggttggcccaaatccaaacccaattatgtgctaactaagattcctaagacatattctaaactaaacaagttcgtaagtctagtttcttctggcgagcttccggcgaacttccgacgatctctcggtaatgttccagcggactcccggcaagctcccggatttcacgacgatcttcttagcgagttccgacgagcttctctggcaagctccgagacttctcgtctagttccgacagaacttccgacgaactctcgaactcccaacgaaatcgcgtccttgactccgggacttcattttacttcatgccttgctatcgtagttaatcttgcacatttaaaacacacttcgatctagacaattaatactaagcattaatcatgttgtccggcatgtcattggtccctcgacgcttcgtccgattcttcggctcatcgtcctctcttgcggcctattgcccaatcggccaattgactccgcaactccgatatcctaggcgtaatatccgctcttcttggctagatgctcgaatccatggcccgaaaccttctattgatatgtcgaccgatcctacggctcgacatccaatcttcggacatgttttcctccggcccaacatgat from Musa acuminata AAA Group cultivar baxijiao chromosome BXJ1-3, Cavendish_Baxijiao_AAA, whole genome shotgun sequence encodes the following:
- the LOC135624991 gene encoding ribokinase-like, which gives rise to MNSLTRGHLLSSSPRQQRRSQWWNAEHPHPTTERPIPARLSFAAFSSSSPAGAAAISVSAAKPVVVVGSANADIYVEIDRLPLEGETIAARAGQTLAGGKGANQACCGGRLDYPTYFVGQIGDDAHGRLIEDALRGGGVRLDRLARVSSAPTGHAVVMLQSDGQNAIIIVGGANMSCWPEDPRDEDLEVVRSAGVLLLQREIPDRVNIQVAQAAKGAGVPVILDAGGKEGPVPDELIKLVDIFSPNETELARLTGMPTETFEQISHAAKRIHEKAVKKVLVKLGAKGSALFIEGEDPIVQPIIPASEVLDTTGAGDTFTAAFAVALVECKPMKECLKFAAAAASLCVQVKGAIPSMPDRAAVVELLQSLQADAATK